In Fodinicola acaciae, the following proteins share a genomic window:
- a CDS encoding S9 family peptidase: protein MNYETAEKLLRHNRTKLVVGAKVRPQWIDGGARFWYSTEDDRTYVVDPAAGTREPYEPEAQVSDPLEIRSPDGKSVVFLRDFNLWTRSGGEERQLTFDGDADAEYAANLDYMMRSRLAHKLGLAHLPPAVSWSPDSTRVLTHRTNQRGVRETHLIDALPDGGGASELVTVRTPFPGDETLPVAELVVIEVATGRVKRADAEPLAMPVISPVTQRWAWWSADAAYYLSRTRDMHELSLHRLDPSTGAVTRILAETGKTRVDPAQGMTQRPMVYVFSHGKELLWYSQRDGWGHLYLYEKGEVRHQVTSGEWAVQEILRVDEDARAVYFLASGLVADDPYRRSVCRIGLDGTGFRRIVDDDFDHVVTVSKNERYFVDSASTVDTPPVIVVRDWDGNVLVEVERADISKLLATGWTPPVPFVVKADDGVTDIFGKLHLPHDFDPATSYPVVDHPYPSPHHRRCSASFDPGFEYLDADAIAALGFVVMAVDGRGTGGRDKAFQDASYGRISDLHLVDHVAALRQLAATRPWMDLDRVGAFGLSGGGHATVRAMLDFPDVFKVGVAEAGNHDNRFYLAGWAETYDGPVGEADYGRASNVDIADRLEGKLLLVHGGMDDNVSPQLTLRLVERLIQLDKDFEMLIVPGAEHLFFGYEHYINRRKWDFLVRHLHGVEPPAYRLTPVPVDFDAIAALFD from the coding sequence ATGAACTACGAAACCGCGGAGAAGTTGCTGCGGCACAATCGTACGAAGCTGGTCGTGGGCGCCAAGGTCCGTCCACAGTGGATCGATGGCGGAGCACGATTCTGGTATTCCACCGAGGACGACCGGACCTACGTGGTCGATCCGGCCGCCGGCACGCGCGAGCCGTACGAGCCGGAGGCCCAGGTCAGCGACCCGCTCGAGATCCGTTCACCCGATGGAAAGTCCGTCGTGTTCCTGCGTGATTTCAACCTGTGGACGCGATCGGGCGGTGAGGAACGGCAGTTGACCTTCGACGGCGACGCCGATGCCGAATATGCCGCCAACCTCGACTACATGATGCGGTCACGGCTGGCGCACAAGCTCGGCCTGGCGCACCTGCCGCCGGCGGTGAGCTGGTCGCCGGACTCGACGCGCGTACTCACTCATCGGACGAATCAGCGTGGCGTAAGGGAAACACATCTGATCGACGCGCTGCCCGACGGTGGTGGAGCGTCGGAGCTGGTGACCGTGCGCACGCCGTTTCCCGGCGACGAGACGCTGCCGGTCGCCGAGCTGGTGGTGATCGAGGTCGCCACCGGCCGGGTCAAGCGCGCTGACGCTGAGCCGTTGGCGATGCCGGTCATCTCGCCGGTCACGCAGCGGTGGGCCTGGTGGTCCGCGGACGCCGCGTACTATCTCAGCCGTACGCGCGACATGCACGAGCTGTCCCTGCACCGGCTCGACCCGTCGACCGGTGCGGTGACGCGGATCCTGGCGGAGACAGGGAAAACCCGCGTCGATCCGGCGCAGGGGATGACGCAGCGGCCGATGGTGTACGTGTTTTCCCACGGAAAAGAGCTGCTGTGGTATTCACAGCGCGACGGCTGGGGTCATCTTTACCTTTATGAGAAAGGCGAGGTGCGTCACCAGGTGACGTCGGGAGAGTGGGCCGTGCAGGAGATCCTGCGGGTCGACGAGGACGCGCGCGCGGTGTACTTCCTGGCATCCGGCCTGGTGGCCGACGACCCGTACCGCCGGTCGGTCTGCCGGATCGGTCTGGATGGCACCGGGTTCCGCCGGATCGTCGACGACGACTTCGACCATGTCGTCACAGTTTCGAAGAACGAGCGGTATTTCGTCGATTCCGCGTCCACTGTGGACACCCCACCGGTCATCGTCGTACGTGACTGGGACGGGAACGTACTGGTCGAGGTGGAGCGTGCCGACATCAGCAAGCTGCTGGCGACCGGCTGGACGCCGCCGGTGCCGTTTGTCGTCAAGGCCGACGACGGGGTGACCGACATCTTCGGCAAGCTGCACCTGCCGCACGACTTCGATCCGGCGACGAGCTATCCGGTCGTCGACCATCCGTATCCGAGTCCGCACCACCGCCGCTGCAGCGCGTCTTTCGATCCAGGCTTCGAATATCTCGACGCCGACGCGATCGCCGCGCTTGGCTTCGTTGTGATGGCGGTCGACGGACGGGGGACCGGAGGGCGCGACAAGGCGTTCCAGGACGCGTCGTACGGCCGGATCTCCGATCTACACCTGGTCGATCACGTGGCGGCGCTGCGGCAGCTGGCCGCGACCCGGCCGTGGATGGACCTCGACCGGGTCGGCGCCTTCGGCCTTTCCGGCGGCGGTCACGCGACCGTACGCGCGATGCTCGACTTTCCGGACGTTTTCAAGGTCGGCGTGGCCGAGGCCGGCAACCACGACAACCGGTTCTACCTGGCCGGCTGGGCCGAGACGTACGACGGTCCGGTCGGCGAGGCGGACTACGGCCGAGCGTCCAATGTGGACATCGCGGACCGGTTGGAAGGCAAGCTGCTGCTCGTACACGGTGGAATGGACGACAACGTCTCGCCGCAGCTGACCCTGCGGCTGGTCGAGCGGCTGATCCAGCTCGACAAGGACTTCGAGATGCTGATTGTGCCTGGCGCCGAGCACCTGTTCTTCGGCTATGAGCACTACATCAACCGGCGGAAGTGGGACTTCCTGGTGCGGCACCTGCACGGCGTCGAGCCGCCGGCATACCGGCTGACCCCGGTGCCGGTCGACTTCGACGCGATCGCCGCCCTGTTCGACTAG
- a CDS encoding MFS transporter, which yields MSTPHPRRWWVLGVLCLTLLVLSVDAMILNLAIPPLMRDLGATPADIQWILDAYVLVFAGSLITAGGMSDRYGRRRMLVVGLAVLGAASLFAAFAGAPWLLIACRALMGLGAAFAMPSTLSILMTVFQGPELRKAMSAWSMVALVGVVAGPTAGGFLLAHFAWNSVFLINVPLAVGAIVAALLVVPESRAPARPADPVGAVLSVIGLASLVWAIISLPHTGFSTPVVGAFPVAAIALTAFVTWEVRTPHPMLPLSIFRNRQFSGASLSVVLLMFASGALMLGLTQYLQLVLGYGPMLAGLALLPYALSAALCNTLGVTLGKRLSNRTLAVTGLAVIAVAFAILVLVDGVFLLVTALVVMGLGAGLATPAVYATLMSAIPQEHAGVGSAVNDTIQQSGLALSVAGLGSLLTAGYSAALPVGAPAAAHASLAEALKLAAETHSPALAQSAREAFVTAMSLVSIAGVICSIAGAVLAFLVLRTKTAPVVEKEKVLA from the coding sequence ATGTCAACACCTCACCCGCGCCGCTGGTGGGTCCTCGGGGTGCTCTGCCTGACCCTGCTGGTGCTCAGCGTCGACGCGATGATCCTCAACCTCGCGATCCCGCCGCTGATGCGCGATCTCGGCGCCACGCCGGCCGACATCCAGTGGATCCTCGACGCGTACGTCCTGGTCTTCGCCGGGTCGCTGATCACCGCTGGCGGCATGTCCGATCGCTATGGCCGGCGCCGGATGCTGGTCGTCGGTCTCGCCGTCCTCGGCGCGGCCTCGCTGTTCGCGGCCTTCGCCGGCGCGCCGTGGCTGCTGATCGCCTGCCGCGCGCTGATGGGGCTGGGTGCGGCCTTCGCCATGCCGAGCACGCTGTCGATCCTGATGACCGTCTTTCAGGGGCCGGAGCTGCGAAAGGCGATGTCCGCCTGGAGCATGGTCGCGCTGGTCGGTGTCGTCGCCGGTCCGACCGCCGGTGGTTTCCTGCTCGCGCATTTCGCCTGGAACTCGGTCTTCCTGATCAACGTGCCGCTCGCGGTCGGTGCGATCGTGGCCGCGCTGCTGGTCGTGCCGGAGTCGCGCGCGCCGGCGCGGCCGGCCGATCCGGTCGGTGCCGTCCTGTCGGTGATCGGCCTCGCGTCACTCGTCTGGGCAATTATTTCCTTGCCACACACCGGTTTTTCCACGCCGGTCGTCGGCGCTTTCCCGGTGGCCGCGATCGCGCTGACGGCCTTTGTGACCTGGGAAGTGCGTACGCCGCATCCGATGTTGCCGTTGTCGATCTTCCGCAACCGCCAGTTCAGCGGCGCCAGCCTGTCGGTCGTGCTGCTGATGTTTGCCAGCGGCGCGCTGATGCTCGGCCTCACGCAATATCTGCAGCTGGTGCTCGGCTACGGTCCGATGCTCGCCGGACTGGCCCTGCTGCCGTACGCGCTGAGTGCGGCGTTGTGCAACACGCTCGGTGTCACTCTTGGCAAGCGGCTCAGCAACCGTACGCTGGCTGTGACCGGACTCGCGGTGATCGCCGTCGCCTTCGCCATCCTCGTCCTGGTCGACGGTGTGTTCCTGCTGGTCACGGCCCTGGTCGTGATGGGTCTCGGCGCCGGCCTGGCGACTCCGGCGGTCTACGCGACGCTGATGTCGGCGATCCCGCAGGAGCACGCCGGCGTCGGCTCGGCGGTCAACGACACCATTCAGCAGTCCGGCCTGGCGCTCAGCGTCGCCGGCCTCGGCAGCCTGCTCACCGCCGGCTATTCGGCGGCGCTGCCGGTCGGCGCACCGGCGGCCGCACACGCGTCGCTGGCCGAGGCGCTCAAGCTGGCCGCCGAAACGCACTCGCCGGCATTGGCGCAGTCCGCCCGCGAAGCCTTCGTGACGGCGATGTCCTTGGTCTCGATCGCCGGCGTCATCTGCTCGATCGCCGGCGCCGTGCTGGCTTTCCTCGTCCTGCGTACGAAAACCGCCCCTGTCGTTGAGAAAGAGAAGGTCCTGGCATGA
- a CDS encoding TetR/AcrR family transcriptional regulator has translation MTSKEQDVSSVWTRPQRKRRDNESLNRDQIVAEAVRLLDAEGMDALSMRRLGARLNAGATSLYWHVANKDELIELVVDEIFGELDIPEIDDPARWREAMTRCAISVRDALLRHPWFSSTFGEVGLSYLGPNMMRLSDRMLAILERGGFDLPTANRAVTVIIAYVTGVTSSEASWHTTIKRSGRTEQEWLANVRPAVAARLQAYPRLAEAYELFQIGDPAAAREDDFRWGLDRVLDGLSTSKGGRRDVRMDPLRASDAK, from the coding sequence ATGACGAGCAAGGAGCAGGACGTGTCGTCGGTCTGGACACGTCCGCAGCGCAAGCGCCGCGACAACGAGTCGCTCAACCGCGACCAGATCGTGGCCGAGGCCGTCCGGCTGCTGGACGCGGAAGGCATGGACGCGCTGTCCATGCGCCGGCTCGGCGCGCGGCTGAACGCGGGCGCGACCTCGCTCTACTGGCACGTGGCCAACAAGGACGAGCTGATCGAGCTGGTCGTCGACGAGATCTTCGGCGAGCTCGACATTCCGGAGATCGACGACCCGGCCCGGTGGCGCGAGGCGATGACCCGATGCGCGATCAGCGTTCGCGACGCGCTTTTGCGGCATCCGTGGTTTTCCTCGACGTTCGGCGAGGTCGGTCTGTCGTATCTGGGACCGAACATGATGCGGCTCTCCGACCGCATGCTGGCCATCCTGGAACGCGGCGGCTTCGACCTGCCGACCGCCAACCGCGCGGTGACCGTGATCATCGCGTACGTGACCGGCGTGACCTCCAGCGAAGCCAGCTGGCACACCACGATCAAGCGCAGCGGGCGCACCGAGCAGGAGTGGCTGGCCAATGTGCGGCCGGCGGTCGCGGCGCGGTTGCAGGCCTATCCGCGGTTGGCGGAGGCGTACGAACTGTTCCAGATCGGCGACCCGGCGGCCGCGCGTGAGGACGACTTCCGCTGGGGCCTGGACCGCGTCCTCGACGGACTCTCCACGTCGAAAGGCGGCCGACGAGATGTCCGCATGGACCCCTTGCGTGCGTCAGACGCAAAGTAA
- a CDS encoding sensor histidine kinase, translating into MNTTALTDKGTTVLATAYQLLLSREELQQPTPWLPFGKRARWYTVSAAILFVGGMFGGIAGQTLGGFETSVALVLPLAYAQTLPILLAWRMPLIAWRLLAIVALVTSIVNPLAHWTWPWAVCACIVYAVSVLLVAIRYPRRVSAGVFLVTVFVIVGVGMFTAHVQPLSLMLIAVGTIAVMVVGDSIRIRIDAQRDLDEQRQLRQRDQIRQELLEARQAILTERSRIARELHDVVAHHMSMIAIQAQAAPYKIPDLPPPALATFQAIRSASTTALTEMRRVIGLLRDESEDAERVPQPGLANIGDLVAGARQAGMSVDLSVHGTPNGLPLGVDVSAYRIIQESLSNATRHAAGARAYVEVNHESDHVLVRVTNDAPPVGPSHEAGEVLKQTSGGHGVVGMRERVAMLGGELEVGPTDTGGFRVRAVLPVQADLVRADEDRRDDPGDPGR; encoded by the coding sequence ATGAACACGACCGCGCTCACCGACAAGGGGACGACCGTCCTCGCCACCGCATACCAGCTCCTGCTGTCCCGCGAGGAGCTGCAGCAGCCGACGCCGTGGCTGCCGTTTGGCAAACGCGCGCGTTGGTACACGGTCAGTGCGGCGATCCTTTTCGTCGGTGGCATGTTCGGCGGCATCGCCGGCCAGACTCTTGGCGGTTTCGAAACGTCGGTCGCACTCGTGCTGCCGCTCGCGTACGCGCAGACACTGCCGATCCTGCTGGCCTGGCGGATGCCGCTGATCGCCTGGCGGCTGCTGGCGATCGTCGCGTTGGTCACCTCGATCGTCAATCCGCTGGCGCACTGGACGTGGCCGTGGGCCGTGTGTGCCTGCATCGTGTACGCGGTTTCCGTGCTGCTGGTCGCGATCCGCTATCCGCGGCGCGTCTCGGCGGGTGTCTTCCTGGTGACGGTGTTCGTCATCGTCGGCGTCGGGATGTTCACCGCGCACGTACAACCGCTCAGCCTGATGCTGATCGCGGTCGGCACGATCGCCGTGATGGTGGTCGGCGACAGCATCCGGATCCGCATCGACGCGCAGCGTGACCTGGACGAACAGCGTCAACTGCGGCAACGGGACCAGATCCGGCAGGAGCTGCTGGAGGCCCGCCAGGCGATCCTGACCGAGCGGTCGCGGATCGCACGCGAGCTGCACGACGTCGTCGCGCACCACATGTCGATGATCGCGATCCAGGCGCAGGCGGCGCCGTACAAGATCCCCGACCTGCCGCCGCCGGCGCTGGCCACCTTCCAGGCGATCCGGTCCGCGTCGACCACCGCGCTGACCGAGATGCGCCGGGTGATCGGCCTGCTCCGCGACGAGTCGGAGGACGCAGAGCGCGTGCCGCAGCCAGGGCTCGCCAACATCGGCGACCTGGTCGCCGGCGCGCGGCAGGCCGGCATGTCGGTCGACCTGAGCGTGCACGGTACGCCCAACGGACTGCCGCTCGGCGTCGACGTGTCGGCCTATCGGATCATCCAGGAGTCACTGAGCAACGCGACCCGCCACGCCGCCGGAGCGCGCGCGTACGTCGAGGTCAACCACGAGTCGGACCATGTGCTCGTACGCGTGACCAACGACGCGCCACCGGTCGGACCGTCGCACGAGGCCGGCGAGGTGCTGAAGCAGACCTCCGGCGGCCACGGTGTGGTCGGCATGCGCGAGCGGGTGGCTATGCTCGGCGGTGAGCTGGAGGTCGGCCCGACCGACACCGGCGGATTTCGGGTCCGCGCGGTGCTTCCAGTGCAGGCTGATCTCGTACGAGCAGATGAGGACAGGCGTGACGATCCGGGTGATCCTGGCCGATGA
- a CDS encoding response regulator, protein MTIRVILADDQAMVRDGLSAVISAAEDIEVIGEAANGKEAVELAKRLKPDVVVMDVRMPVMDGLAATGQIVSPDDVEGPKVLMLTTFDLDEYVYEALSQGASGFLLKDASTEELVNAVRVVAAGDALLAPSITRRLIADFAGRRRHERPRPDATAALTSREIDVLRLIARGMSNIEIAQELFLAEQTVKTHVGRILAKLQLRDRTQAVVFAYENGVVADTPR, encoded by the coding sequence GTGACGATCCGGGTGATCCTGGCCGATGACCAGGCGATGGTGCGCGACGGCCTGTCGGCGGTGATCTCCGCGGCCGAGGACATCGAGGTGATCGGCGAGGCGGCCAACGGCAAGGAGGCCGTCGAGCTGGCCAAACGGCTCAAGCCGGATGTCGTGGTGATGGACGTACGGATGCCGGTCATGGACGGTCTCGCGGCCACCGGCCAGATCGTCTCGCCGGACGACGTCGAAGGCCCGAAGGTGCTCATGCTGACCACCTTCGACCTGGACGAATACGTGTACGAGGCGCTCAGCCAGGGCGCCAGCGGCTTCCTGCTGAAGGACGCCTCCACCGAGGAGCTGGTCAACGCCGTACGCGTCGTGGCCGCCGGCGACGCGCTGCTCGCGCCGTCGATCACCCGCCGGTTGATCGCCGACTTCGCCGGCCGCCGCCGGCACGAGCGGCCACGGCCGGACGCGACCGCCGCGCTGACCTCACGCGAGATCGACGTGCTGCGGCTGATCGCGCGCGGCATGTCCAACATCGAGATCGCGCAGGAGCTGTTCCTGGCCGAGCAGACGGTGAAGACGCACGTCGGCCGGATCCTGGCGAAACTGCAGCTCCGCGACCGCACGCAGGCGGTCGTCTTCGCGTACGAGAACGGCGTCGTCGCCGACACTCCGCGATAG
- a CDS encoding DUF397 domain-containing protein, producing MTGIRNWRKSTYSGNESNCVEVGSKNVDIAVRDTKLGESSPVLAFGSAQWRTFIASTKANGFTA from the coding sequence ATGACCGGTATCCGCAACTGGCGCAAGAGCACGTACAGTGGCAACGAGTCCAACTGCGTTGAGGTCGGCAGCAAAAATGTCGACATTGCGGTTCGGGACACGAAGCTCGGCGAGTCGTCGCCGGTATTGGCGTTTGGCTCGGCGCAATGGCGTACATTCATCGCCAGCACCAAGGCCAACGGCTTCACCGCCTGA
- a CDS encoding helix-turn-helix domain-containing protein: MATTAGPRFSRRRVGEEIRRLRLKADLSQGELGKKVRASGARISRLETGETQPDLALVMNILETLEVEEELSRTLILIAREANEQMWWKTSGLPERQRAYAELEGTSSSCREFSWVVVPGLLQSPGYIKVRYSDRESSLPLDIAAASAGRQERQKILTRSQNPLKFTVVLDEGVILRRAAPDEVMREQRRHLLEMTALSNVDIRVLEIDAKVSNYGPPLNSFSIYAVRTGSVVTYVETESDEVQVTNPLRVGRYEALFKRLLEAALSPEKSRAFIERAGI; encoded by the coding sequence GTGGCGACCACCGCGGGACCGCGGTTCAGCCGGCGGCGGGTCGGTGAGGAGATCCGCCGGCTGCGGTTGAAGGCCGACCTGTCGCAGGGTGAGCTGGGGAAGAAGGTGCGCGCGTCCGGGGCGCGGATCTCCCGGCTGGAGACCGGTGAGACGCAGCCGGATCTCGCGCTCGTGATGAACATCCTGGAGACGCTGGAGGTCGAGGAGGAGCTGTCGCGGACCCTCATCCTCATCGCACGCGAAGCCAACGAACAAATGTGGTGGAAAACCAGCGGCCTTCCCGAACGTCAACGCGCCTACGCCGAACTCGAAGGAACGTCCAGCAGTTGTCGTGAATTCTCGTGGGTCGTCGTTCCTGGTCTGTTGCAGAGTCCTGGATATATCAAGGTTCGTTACTCCGACCGCGAGTCATCCTTGCCGCTTGACATCGCGGCGGCCAGCGCCGGACGCCAAGAGCGCCAGAAGATTCTGACTCGTTCTCAGAATCCGTTGAAATTCACGGTCGTGCTTGACGAGGGCGTTATCCTTCGACGTGCTGCGCCGGACGAGGTGATGCGCGAACAGCGCCGCCATCTCTTGGAAATGACCGCATTGTCGAACGTCGATATCCGCGTGTTGGAAATCGACGCCAAGGTCAGCAACTACGGTCCACCGCTGAACTCGTTTTCGATTTACGCCGTGCGCACCGGAAGCGTCGTTACATACGTTGAAACGGAGAGCGACGAAGTTCAGGTGACCAATCCGCTACGCGTCGGACGTTATGAAGCTTTGTTCAAGAGGCTTCTCGAGGCCGCACTTAGTCCGGAGAAGTCGAGAGCCTTCATCGAAAGGGCTGGCATATGA
- a CDS encoding glycosyltransferase yields MPLAVAEVLFVITGVAHLCAVLLLVIDLHRKRLRPAAAITDPVLCMAIGGVVAGFVGLDLTTVIVVTLLAAAGGVLVTWRAADFWPAGATAWSAMVASTAAGVVVAFSQLFKLNSSVVTVALVGIGLVLSVARTPSSLMQTFEAWEAGLRRRWHHSREPMTGWRPPADAPLVTIQVPTYAEPPDIVIGTLNALTKLEYPNFEVLVIDNNTKDERLWRPVQQHCERLGPRFRFLHVEGITGAKAGALNWARPHVDPRTELIGLIDADYQVTPRWLAETVGFFADPKLGFVQCPHAYRDFAHSPFARMVNTSYEWAHDTEMVSRNEHDTGITVGTMSLIRLETLDAAGGWAGWCQTEDSEFAIRVHAVGYGSRYLRSVHGRGLIPETLTELKKQRFRWTYGPGQELKAHLRLYLPAFLGGRPSRMSWQQRFRHGHYGLIVLMTGLTVFSVPISAALLVSLVAHHETPALDPLLLLPVAAALLARRVMRWLIYRAVIGRSFAEYVGGSVAMMAVKPTVSTAAFSVLIGKPALWRRTNKFRTNPGRFHWLRESRPEVMLGIACVAIVVAVPLILPAGPATYLLAAGFGWQAITYAAAPLVAWLGQRDLRRSALPAAPEDASYDDGQPVPVA; encoded by the coding sequence ATGCCACTCGCCGTGGCCGAGGTGTTGTTTGTCATCACCGGTGTCGCGCATCTGTGCGCGGTGCTGCTACTTGTCATCGACCTGCACAGAAAGCGCCTCCGGCCAGCCGCCGCGATCACCGATCCGGTGCTGTGCATGGCGATCGGCGGGGTGGTCGCCGGTTTTGTGGGGCTCGACCTGACAACTGTCATCGTCGTCACATTGTTGGCGGCGGCCGGCGGTGTGCTGGTGACCTGGCGAGCCGCGGATTTCTGGCCGGCCGGCGCGACCGCCTGGTCGGCGATGGTGGCCAGCACCGCTGCCGGCGTCGTCGTCGCGTTTTCGCAGTTGTTCAAGCTCAATTCGAGTGTCGTCACGGTCGCGCTGGTCGGCATCGGTCTGGTGCTCAGCGTGGCGCGTACGCCGTCCAGCCTGATGCAGACGTTCGAGGCCTGGGAGGCGGGTCTGCGCCGGCGTTGGCACCACTCGCGCGAGCCGATGACCGGCTGGCGGCCGCCGGCCGACGCGCCGTTGGTGACGATCCAGGTGCCCACGTACGCGGAGCCGCCGGACATCGTCATCGGCACCTTGAACGCGTTGACGAAGCTGGAATATCCGAACTTCGAGGTGTTGGTGATCGACAACAACACCAAGGACGAGCGGCTGTGGCGGCCGGTCCAGCAGCACTGCGAACGGCTCGGCCCGCGTTTTCGCTTCCTGCACGTCGAAGGCATCACCGGCGCGAAGGCCGGCGCGCTCAACTGGGCCCGGCCGCACGTCGACCCGCGGACCGAGCTGATCGGCCTGATCGACGCCGACTATCAGGTCACGCCGCGCTGGCTGGCCGAGACCGTCGGGTTTTTCGCCGATCCCAAGCTCGGTTTCGTGCAGTGTCCACACGCATATCGTGACTTCGCGCACTCGCCGTTCGCGCGGATGGTCAACACCAGCTACGAGTGGGCCCACGACACCGAGATGGTGTCCAGGAACGAGCACGACACCGGCATCACCGTCGGCACGATGTCGTTGATCCGGCTGGAAACACTCGACGCGGCCGGCGGCTGGGCCGGCTGGTGCCAGACCGAGGACTCCGAGTTTGCCATCCGCGTGCACGCCGTCGGCTACGGGTCGAGATATCTGCGCAGCGTCCACGGCCGCGGCCTGATCCCGGAAACCCTGACAGAGCTGAAGAAACAGCGGTTTCGCTGGACGTACGGTCCGGGCCAGGAGCTCAAGGCACACCTGCGGCTCTATCTGCCGGCGTTCCTGGGCGGCCGGCCGAGCCGGATGAGCTGGCAGCAGCGGTTTCGGCACGGTCATTACGGCCTGATCGTGCTGATGACCGGGCTGACGGTCTTCAGCGTACCGATCAGTGCGGCTCTGCTGGTTTCCCTGGTCGCACACCATGAAACGCCGGCGCTGGACCCGCTGCTGCTGTTGCCGGTCGCCGCCGCGCTGCTGGCCAGGCGGGTCATGCGCTGGCTGATCTATCGCGCGGTCATCGGCCGGAGTTTCGCCGAGTACGTCGGTGGATCGGTGGCGATGATGGCGGTGAAGCCGACCGTGTCGACGGCGGCTTTCAGCGTACTGATCGGAAAACCGGCGCTCTGGCGGCGGACCAACAAGTTTCGCACCAATCCCGGCCGGTTCCACTGGCTGCGCGAGTCGCGGCCGGAGGTCATGCTCGGCATCGCGTGTGTCGCCATCGTCGTCGCGGTGCCGCTGATCCTGCCGGCCGGACCAGCCACCTACCTGCTGGCGGCCGGTTTCGGCTGGCAGGCGATCACGTACGCGGCCGCACCACTGGTCGCCTGGCTCGGCCAGCGCGACCTGCGCCGGTCGGCGTTGCCGGCCGCGCCGGAGGACGCCAGCTATGACGACGGCCAACCGGTGCCGGTCGCCTGA
- a CDS encoding TIGR03086 family metal-binding protein, protein MSEQAERYRRAADGFLARIKAVGDDQWDSPTPCPDWTARQVVAHVINEARRMVATLRGTEPKPLYGVPVAEMGTVPEPAADADLAAAWSQTADAFVAAIDDPACRSVQLPSPVGFVPFGQTLEALPEDVLIHTWDLARGTGGDERLDQDLVAHVYEHLKPLDEALRQPWAFGPRTPIPAGADVQAEFLCFAGRVVV, encoded by the coding sequence ATGAGCGAACAAGCAGAGCGCTATCGCCGTGCCGCCGACGGCTTCCTCGCGCGGATCAAGGCCGTGGGCGACGACCAGTGGGACTCGCCGACGCCGTGTCCGGACTGGACGGCGCGCCAGGTGGTCGCGCACGTGATCAACGAGGCTCGCCGGATGGTCGCGACTTTGCGCGGCACAGAGCCAAAGCCGTTGTACGGCGTGCCTGTCGCGGAAATGGGGACGGTGCCGGAGCCGGCCGCGGACGCCGATCTGGCGGCCGCGTGGTCGCAGACGGCCGATGCCTTCGTCGCCGCGATCGACGATCCGGCCTGCCGGTCCGTGCAGCTGCCGTCGCCGGTCGGCTTCGTTCCGTTTGGCCAGACGCTGGAGGCGTTGCCGGAGGACGTACTCATCCACACCTGGGACCTGGCGCGCGGCACCGGCGGCGACGAGCGGCTGGACCAGGACCTGGTCGCGCACGTGTACGAGCACCTCAAGCCGCTGGACGAGGCGCTGCGCCAGCCGTGGGCTTTCGGCCCCAGGACGCCGATTCCGGCCGGCGCCGACGTGCAGGCGGAGTTTCTCTGTTTCGCCGGCCGGGTGGTCGTTTAG
- a CDS encoding response regulator transcription factor: protein MPPLKTTVVLAEDGVLLREGLAGLLTRFDFEVLASVGDAEALEAAVAEHRPNLVVTDIRMPPGFTDEGLRAAVRLRAADPSLAVVALSQYVEQSYAAELLDSAGGARVGYLLKDRVVDIAEFIGSLRQVLDGGTVVDPQVVRQLLRRNSDPLSRLSARELEVLALVAEGHSNAAITKLLFVSEATVGKHVGNIFAKLDLPPAEDSHRRVLAVLAYLRSDGPPQR from the coding sequence ATGCCGCCGCTGAAAACCACGGTCGTGCTCGCCGAGGACGGCGTGCTGCTCCGCGAGGGGCTGGCCGGCCTGCTGACCCGCTTCGACTTCGAGGTGCTGGCCTCGGTCGGCGACGCGGAGGCGTTGGAGGCGGCGGTCGCCGAGCACCGGCCGAACCTGGTGGTGACCGACATCCGGATGCCACCGGGATTCACCGACGAAGGCCTGCGCGCGGCCGTACGGTTGCGCGCGGCCGATCCGTCGCTGGCGGTCGTGGCGCTCAGCCAGTACGTCGAGCAGAGCTATGCCGCCGAGCTGCTCGACTCCGCCGGCGGCGCGCGCGTCGGCTATCTGTTGAAAGACCGCGTCGTCGACATCGCCGAGTTCATCGGCTCGCTCCGCCAGGTGCTCGACGGCGGTACGGTCGTCGACCCGCAGGTCGTACGCCAGCTGCTGCGCCGCAACTCCGATCCGCTGTCGCGGCTGTCCGCACGGGAGCTGGAAGTGCTGGCTTTGGTGGCAGAAGGCCATTCCAACGCGGCGATCACGAAACTGTTGTTCGTGTCGGAGGCCACCGTCGGCAAGCACGTCGGCAACATTTTCGCCAAGCTCGACCTGCCGCCGGCCGAGGACTCGCATCGCCGCGTCCTCGCGGTGCTCGCCTACCTGCGGTCGGACGGGCCACCGCAACGGTGA